aaaatacaGTGCATgttgttaaagaaaattttaattaattttgaatgaaaaataacacTAACCTAATGCAAccaaaaagtaatattaatgcTGTccttaaaattagaataatgatatttagacaacatttttttgacaacatttgaacattgattatgtgtcaatttgtgattgataaaaaattactccacaataatgtttatgattattattattgattgtggagtaattttttgccagtcacatattgacacataatcaatattcaaatgttgtcaaaaaaatgttgtctaaatatcatcatccttaaaactaaaccttaatttttgttaaaagaaactTTCCCCAGCATTAGTTGGAAAAATGATATAAAGTAGATGACCCAATTTTGGTTCACATAACAAGAGACATTCGTCTGTTCAACAATAAAGTTGTCTAGTTtaaagtgatatttttataaaattctattttaaattttttttttttttataaaacacttGAAATGTAAATTTTTCCTCGCaactaaaatatttagttaattattataaataaaaatatttttttgataaatttaaattttttatatttatttaatattatttttttctatttttctaatttttttaaaaaaaattaaaatttacatttttataatcattttattccTATATTCTGAACGTTGTTGGAACTTAATATTAAAGTATtacttcttaattttttattttaaagtaactCTTAAACCTTGTAgctttattttaaagaatatttaCTAACTCTATCAAGGTATAACTAACTTGTATTTTGCGAAAAAAGAAATGACAGTCCttaactttttctatttattactAAAACAAAGATATTCCTAACATATTTATAGTACGATGCAGTGCAAGTAATATACATTTGAGTCCTTGTCAAATTCTCGTCCCCTACCAGAGTATAGAACACAGAAAAAAGTGCAATTGATGGGGTGTTGTTGCTCTAAAGAGCGACTTCATCTTCAAGATCCAGCACTTCTTGCTTCCCAAACCTATTGTAAGCATTCTTTCTAATTTTGTAATCCCTTTTGTAGTGTTCATCTTTCATTAATCAATTTCTTATTCCTCTGGGTATCTTCGTGCAGTTAAAATTTCTGAAATCGAAGCATTGCATGTTCTGTTCAAGAAATTAAGCAGCTCCGTGGTGGACGACGGGGTTATCagtaaagtaattaaattaagcTCTTAAGTTCAAgctcaaaatattaaatcaacACTGCATACCTCTTGTTTGAATATATTCTACTTCGAGCAATTTAAGGAGCTTGTCTATGAATAcacttattatatatttctcGAAATTTCAGGAAACTGGTGTAATTTACCTTTATTCTACTATTGGCATTGTGCCACTTAATTAACAAAGGATTTCTATATCTTGAATTTTATGCAGGAAGAGTTTCAGCTTGGCTTACTTGGAAGCAGCAAGAAACGAAGCTTATTTACTGACAGGGTCAGTTTCttcttatttaacttttatcaaTTTACTGTGATAAAAATGGTGGCCACTGACCTGTGCTACAATCCTTTTGAGTTTCTTTTACAATGAGTCAGTGATAATAGTAAATATGTTCACagttatttcaattatttgacTCCAAAAGAGATGGGGTGATAGAATTTGGAGAGTTCATTCGAGGTCTAAGTGTCTTCCACCCAGCAGCACCACAAGCACAAAAGGCAGATTGTAAGAAATCCTCTGGAAAGTGTGAGTCTGCATGCTTTACTGTATTTATATGCTGAAGCCTTGGTGTCTATTGTTGCAGTTGCATTTCGACTCTATGATATATGTCAAAGAGGCTTTATTGAACGCGAGGAGGTAAACAAAATATTGAGATGTTTAAGAATAAATTGCATATAACACATGGCATAAACTATAGAAGTAACTCTGATGAACATTTACAACCTGGTAGAgtgattatatttttcaaaatatgaaggTAAAAGAGATGATATGTGCACTACTGAGTGAGTCAGATCTGGTTCTGTCTAATGACATAATTGAAGTCGTACTTGATAAGGTATCAGCACTTTCCTTTTTCATCTGTTAAATTATTGTTTAgggattaattaattattttttataaaacatgtaATTAAATATGTACTTTACCCCACTTGTATTTTGCACAGACCTTCGAAGAAGCAGACTCAAAAGGAGATGGAAAGATTGATCCAGAGGAGTGGCAAGAATTTGTTGGTCGAAAGCCATCCTTATTGAGGAATATGACTATTCCTTACCTGAAGTAATACGCTCTTTTCCCTCTTATAGCTTTTGATGCTCATATAATATATGTCGTGGATACAGTTCTTTTTCGTGATGTTACCCACCAATAAACAGACAAATTATCAGCAGCTTATTGCACTTGCACAACCTTTTTTCTAAATAGACTTCCATGAATGCAAATTCCTTTGCCTCCTAACATAAAAACgatatttcattttcaatgaCCAATCGATTCCCCCAATGGATGGACAATTTTAGTTGACTTTAATGTTAATCCCTTGTAGGCTTCAGCCTATGCAACCTAGCTTGAAAAGTTAAATGTTAATTCCTCCACAATTTTAACTTGGTTATGCTATAGTTTTACCCCCCAtactaaattcatttttttaaaaaataacatttattcgaagcaattttttaatttgatgttcATCACAAGTtaatactataatattttatatgtgaaaaaagattgaagttttattttcatatttatacatcaatatcctataatattcaatttgatatttctgtaatcaaattttattagatgGCATGCAAATATCTAACCATGAAATGTCAAAGTGTCATGCATAGTAATAGTAATCGtaaatgttgaaatttgtaatagttttttttttttaaaattaaatggcATATATACTTTAACTTCTAATTATAagtggaatgtaaaagatatataagCTCAAAATGTATTAAAGTCAAACAATCTATAATTTACACGAACTTTTTTAgcttaattttaaactattattgtTTACCTATTTTTACAATGTCAACATactaaaaataatcttaaatataTGGCTGTTTAAAGTGATTATCACAAAATCTAGCAATTCTACCATGCAGccaaaggattttttttttttttttttttgtaatgttcTTCTTTATCATCCACTTCCTTTGTTACTACAGGGCTAAAAATAAGCTTGATTATTGCAAAGATGTTGTCATGAATACGAAATTATATTGTTCTAGAAAAACATCAGAACATCCTTCTGTTCCTGGGAGATTATCCAAATTAGTTTTAAACAGTAGTTACTTATCATTGCAGGGATCTTAATACACAGTTTCCTAGCTTTAAACAAACATCAGGCATTGAAGACTATACAAGCAGCTCCTCCCCTGAGAAAAACAGCAGTAGCTCCTTAGAAGGAGAATCTCCACAGTGTGAACATCAATATTACGCAACTAAAAGAGATAACCTTTGAACAATACATATACTATTCCTCTCATTTGCAATTTAAGCCTCAATTTCTTTCAAATGTTGCCCTAAGCAGATACATATATAACACGCTGTCTTCTACTGTGGgtttaaaaattgttctttACTTGCAGCCTGGGCTACAAGCTACATGGGTTCCCCGATCAACCAACCGAAAGCAATGACACTTTTGTTGATTTTTGGTAAACAAAAAAACCTAGTCATGCAATGTTGGCTGTTGCTTTTTGCACCCTGTCATATTTCTTCCAACACCATATCACTCAGGAAtccagatttttttttttttctgaaaacaaTCACCCCTTTTATTAGGGAAAAAAAAGTCTTCCTGAAGCTTTTTAGTGAGGTGGAGGAAGAAATTTGATGCATGTAAGAAGATTCTTGCTTTTAGGAAAGTCCAAATTAAATCTGCTCAAagtattattcattttaaattctgTCTCAAAATCTTTGTTagatcttttatgtttttagttcatGAAATTTGAGGTTAATTTACTTCTGGTTCTTCAAATTTACAAACAAATCATTTGAGTctccaaaatttgaaaaatatgattttagttttaaaatgataaaatgccttaattttgtttttcttgggGGAGGAATATGTTGCATgctaaaacattatttatatatttgtcaGACAACTTTTCTTAATGCCAATTAAGTTTTAGATAAAACTTAACGTTTTTAAGTCtccaaacaataaatttaaaaaattataattgtagtTTTCTAAAGTGAGatattaaaacttttgtttttttaatttgagtatCAAAATTAGATATGCCCTGagctttagaaaataaaagtataattaatccATAATTTAATCTCAGATTCTATAATCAAATGGAAATTGTATTGAAATAACCCTTTAATACTAAACAAGTAAAACACATGTATTACTGTtgactttttaattataataataaaaagatgtGTTAATCTAATTTGTGAATGcagtaaaaacatttttaaaggtGCAAATTATGCATTGATTCTACCATTAAATTTGATTagttaaactatatatatttgataaagaaaatacaCTAAAATAAGCAAATAACAAGAATAAGTAAATATGCattgattaaattttacatgtagattatattttatttatattactcTATATTGAACTTGTGTAATTAAATGGTTATCAGTTGTTTTAGTAAAgtgcattaaaagaaaattcagatACTCACATGTGGTGAAGATCTCAAGTAGGTATATGATATTGTCAAGTTTCTAAGATATCAAAATTGCATTGTATAATAGGTATTACTACAGTTTATCACATaatcaaaaaaaaaagaaaaaaaactaagataTGTATCATATGAATATAGAATTTGCTCTAACTAggttgaaattataaaaaaaaaaagagtaattaaCACGAGAAGCATATCTGGGTCAAGAAGCATGTGATGAAGAATCATGACATTGGAAAACATATATCAATACACATAAAAAGTTGAATTATGTTGGgtcaaaaaaaattcattaaccTCTTTTTTCATTACTATAGTGCATTATTAGTACTAATGTAGATCTCAAAGTCATGGGACACCAAATCCCACATTCCCATAGACATAGCTGAATTTTCATAACATTAATTTGCTTATAACAAAAGCTAAACCTATAGTTTTATTTACAAGTTGAAAGTGTTGTTCAATGAATAGGGATCTTTAGGGAGCAAAAAGCAACACAAAATGAGTGAATCTGAAATTCAGGACCatgagacaaaataaaacaaagtatcTATGTTTTTGCCAACTGCTTTTGTGAATGTGAAGGTGTTTGCTAAAGCACTGCAACTTTAATTCTAGAAATTAACCAAGGAAAAAGACAAACCCCTCATAGTACTCTACCATTGAATCTTCATTGCATAGCAATCTTCAAGATTCCGACAACATTATTCATAACTTGTTGTAATAACTTAtactatataaattttaaaaacttatataaaaactaaacttcTTGTAACACATTATATTATGGACCAcattattataagaaataaaaatacagcATAATGTTAGGTTCACTCATTTATTATCTGCATTTTCTCTGTTTGATAAATctgaacaattttatttattttccttttttctacACCCTTCCATTTCATCTACTAATccaaaaaaaacaagaaaatttctGACTTAATTTCCATATTATATATTGGAAAACTCCGTAaagttaaatgtgtttttgtcctttaactttaagtgaaaattggaattagtccatCTTCAAAACTTTAGCCTAATCTAATctctcaactttagaaatgtatgaatttagtcttttcTACTAAATTTTGCTTCAAttttaactgagaaacgcgttagaaacattaaataaagttaacaaattttggttaaaagaactaaattcatacatttctaaagttgagagactaaattagaccaaagttttgaagagagactaatttcaatttttactaaaagtaaaaattaagggattaaaaacatatttaagtctGACGCCTTAATGTTTGCACTGGTCTCCCTGTTTCCAGTTTCCAAATTCCAATTCAATATTCTTTTTACTAATAAACATTACATGAATTTACACGCTTATAATGtagttataaatttattaattttataataagcatcataaatatactattaaatatattttaaaattgtctttaaacagtattatatttttaaaaataaatacttccTTTCATGAtgttaattattctttttaatcataatataaaaaataaataacaataaataatattctttattgatataacattttaataatttttaattaatgccttttaaattattatcacaGTAAGTTTACCCATTAAAGGGAGCTATCTaagtttaaactttgttttctttACCTCGCTTTAATATAGTTTTGTAACTAAACAATTGTACCGTCTTATCACTCTTTTGCAACAACTAATGGCTATTGtgaatttaaaaattcttttaacaaatttagaaaaaattacaacaattaattaatttgattaataacaTTAccttttcttgaaaaactatattattttttgaattactAAAATTAACCACTAAAAAGTAAACACGTAATGaattcaaaatagaaaatcTTGAATGTCATTATTGCACATCTAACAAAATTTTCCAatacatttaaatttcatatttaactTTCATTAAGAAGTAGTACAGTATCATTAAGATGAAGAAGACTCAAATTAAACACTGGCCATAGTAATAATCTTAACtacacaaaaaaatgaaaaagaacaaGTAATAATGCAGCTTAATTTCCATGAATTGACACTAAACAAAGTTTGGGATGTGAATTAATTGTGGTAATTAAGCTATTAATCTTGGTTAAAGAAGGAAACGGATTGCTGTTAAGGTTGACGGCAAGAGGTaggttaaaaagaaaataaaagcaaggAAGAATAGGGTGTTAAGTCACCGTTATAGTGGCTGGGTCAAAACTGTATAAAAAGGCAACGGCTACAATACCGTTTATCTCACACACTCTTCCTTTCTTCTATATCGTCACTGGTTTATCGGACCAAAATGTTCGGTCCCTCACTCACTGTTGTGGTGTGGTGATAACACATAACATACCACATACATCGATATCGGAAAAGGCCACAATCCCATTATTCTTCTCAATTCTTCCGCAATTCATCACCCTCTCTGCGACCATCCTTTCCTTTTAAGCTCTTCATTCTCTCACTTTTTCCTTTGGTTCTTTCCTCTTGGTAAGAGTCCCCTCTCGCTTGCTTCTCTTCCACCATTTATTCGAgagttattgtttttgtttttgttattaccGTTCCTCTTCATTTCCATCATCCATTCCCACAGTACAATCAAAATTCCCTTCTGGGCATCTCAAAAACAGGTTTGTTTATTTGGGttgtatcataaaaaaaattcggAGTAAAGCAGAAAACTAACAAGCAAATTGGGAACCCGG
This genomic stretch from Vigna radiata var. radiata cultivar VC1973A chromosome 7, Vradiata_ver6, whole genome shotgun sequence harbors:
- the LOC106766823 gene encoding uncharacterized protein LOC106766823 → MSMSMSCFCLKKATPKTKLELSTVLASETSFTVNEIEALLCSFKKLSSAIVDDDFLHKEEFHLALFNDDSKQNLFADRIFDMFDIKRDGVISFGEFVRSLSIFHPNAAEETKIEFAFRLFDLTQNGYIEHHELKEMVLAALTESDVTVPDDVVEAIVHRTMLEVDSKGDGKIDNEEWRDYVTQNPSLLKIMTLPFLKLVTFRLFFFIARQFTTQITNLMQSLSNSRPLPEYRTQKKVQLMGCCCSKERLHLQDPALLASQTYFKISEIEALHVLFKKLSSSVVDDGVISKEEFQLGLLGSSKKRSLFTDRLFQLFDSKRDGVIEFGEFIRGLSVFHPAAPQAQKADFAFRLYDICQRGFIEREEVKEMICALLSESDLVLSNDIIEVVLDKTFEEADSKGDGKIDPEEWQEFVGRKPSLLRNMTIPYLKDLNTQFPSFKQTSGIEDYTSSSSPEKNSSSSLEGESPQCEHQYYATKRDNL